Part of the Vigna angularis cultivar LongXiaoDou No.4 chromosome 1, ASM1680809v1, whole genome shotgun sequence genome, agtataatatatatatatatatatagttatctaaaagaaaataatcataataatacaACTAAACATAACTAATACACAACCTAGAAGAAATTCTATAACATACTATCCTTCAGTATAAATCCTTCAACACTTATCTCTCGTCCACTCACATCAATAAGGTGATCAtcataaaagaaacaaacaacacaCAAGAGACAACATGGTAAACTAATGTGCTAAAGAGTTAAcctaaaataatcataaaataccaattataaattaaaaatgtaaaacacaCAGAATCATATACTCACACAAACAATTGACATTAAACTCAACTACTGGATACATGTCTTTGACATAGGGCTTCAACGTAGGCGTGCACTATGTAAAGTCATAAACAAAGGGGTTATCATTGTACCACCTACAAGGTTAATCCCCTTCACCTCTAAGACCAAATCAATGTTTATAGACTATGACATCTTGCTACTTTCACCACATAAACAAACATAGTAACACATTCATATTTCAGCTACTCAAACACCAAATCACCAATTCAACATACTCACATCAACCATACATACAATTTACCATATTCATCACATCTataactttaaaacaaaaaatttagcTTTCTTTACCTGATAGATGACCAGACAACTCGATAGACTTAAGAATACCTTCAAAATCACAAGAAGTTTTATTTGCTCCTATGAACAATAGAAACACGATGAGGGTACACCATTAGGACCACTTGTCAGTAGAGACTCTTAAAGTTGACTCAGACATCACATGCAACCCTAGATAGTCTGCATGTAATTGAAGACAAAACCGGCCAAGAAAGAAGTAGAAAACTAACTTATAACCTAAAAAACTGATTGAATGAAAGTGGAGAACTCGCCTCAAGGATCACCCTTGTGATTTTCGATCTTCAAACCGacaagcaaagaagaaaaacccttaaaaaaattcaaattgttatgagaaaagaaaggataggaattgtatttcttattccatcagaagagagtacaatttttcatatatataattgtttgaaacaatatataaacggaatacaaatataaaaatagaatataaatatatgaagataaatgcacagatatgaacggaaaataaattaaatctaatatcCCCCCTCAAGCTGCagcatatatatccttaatgctcagcttggacaacaaagattgaaattgtgctggatgcaaagctttagtatgaatgtctgCAAGTTGTGCTGAAGTAGGAATGGACAGGAGCTTAATTACACCAGCTTGAACTTTATCTCTTAtgagatgacaatcaatttcaatatgctttgttcttTCATGCATGGCTGGATTTTGTGCAATTTGTATAgcagattgattgtcacaaaacagagaaactggttgtggtagaggttgtttcaaatcatggagcaaatacagaagccattgaatttcacatgttgtggaagctaaagctctatattctgcttcggtTGATGATCTAGATATAGTACCTTGCTTCTTGGATTTCCAGCTAATTAATGATGCACCATAGAACACATTAAAACCAGTCACAGACCTTCTAGTGTTAGGGCAAGCAGCCCAATCAGAATCACTAAAAGCCTTGAGAGCATGTTCTGTGTTGGAGGGAAAGAATAATCCTTGTCCTGGattgttcttgatatatctCAGGATTCTTATTGCTGCTGCATAGTGATcttccaaaggattggaaagaaattGACTGAGAGTACTAACAGCGAAACATAAATCTGGTCTTGTGTTGGTTAGATATAGTAACCTGCCAAGAAGTCTTCTATAGGCCTGCACATCTGAATAGGGTTTCCCTTCTgtcttggaaaattttgtgcctGGCTGTATAGGAGTAGAAACAGGTTGACACCCCAACAATCCTGCATCTTCTAGTAACtctagagcatacttcctttgtgacaaattaatgccctgttgagatcttgcaatttctaagcccagaaaatacttgagttggcctaagtctttaatcttgaactttgcattcaatagagccttcacagtttggatttcctggatgtcatcacctgccaaaactatatcatctacataaacaagtaagatggtaatatgagcagaatcacttttgacaaaaagtgaataatctgattttgattgtgTGTAGCCCAAAGAAAGTAAAGTAGTTGTCAACTTGTAATTCCATTGTCTAGAGGCTTGTTTGAGTCCATATAAAGACTTCAACAACTTGCAAACTTGTCCTGGTTTTTCAGATTTATAACCAAGAGGAAGAGACATGTATACTTCTTCATCTAGATCCCCATGTAAAAAGGCATTAGTtacatctagttgatgtaaataccaatgtttggaagctGCTAAAGCTAGAACCAATCTTACTGTTGTGAGTTTGACAACAGGTGAAAAAGTCTCAAAGTAATCTAAACCTTGTtgttgtgtgtagcctttggctacaagccttgccttgtatcgttcaatactcccatcagcatgcctctttattttgtatacccatttacATCCGATAGGTTGCTTTCCATTAGGTAGATCAGTCAAAAcccaagttttggtattttctaaagctgcaatttcttgatccatggcatttctccaacaatcatgtttgatggcttggttataggttttaggttcactaacttgggaaagattaaggacatatgatttatgaagagatgataatgcatcatatgatagatatgaagagataggatataaggtacCTGTGGATGACTGAGTGGCGGAAGAAGTAGATGACATGTTGCAATGATAGTCCTGCAGATAAGATGGTGTATGTTTTGGCCTAATTGATTTCCTTTGTGGAGTAGCAGTGATAGGTTCAACAGAAACAGgctgagaagagaaaataacaggGTCGGAAACAATAGAAGGAGGAGATGTAAGTGGTAAAGAGGGTTGATCAGTAACTTCTGAGAAAAGAGGTGATGGAGGTGAAATAATTTTGGTGACAAAATCCAAGGAATTTTGTGTATTAATAGGTGAGTGCTTGTCACtagtaagaaaaggaaatatattttcataaaatactacATTCCTTGATAGAAAAATTTCCCTAGAATTGAAATCTAACAAAAGGTAGCCTTTCACTCCTGTTTTAAAACCcagtaaaacacattttcttgcacgaggttgaaattttgttctatgagtttgaagagttgaagcatagcaaagtgagccaaaaactcgtaagtaagtaatgtcaggtttaacattgtgtaacagctgagatggagaaaaatatgtcaaaactttggaaggtaaaatattaatgagttgcACAGCATAACGAACAGCAAAAGACCAGAAAATTATGGGCAAatgggattgaaacattaaagatctagcaacattgagaatgtgttgatgttttctctcaacgactccattttgttgaggtgtttcaacacatgataattgatgttgtatccctttttgtctataaaaatctgtcattgcaaactcattaccattatctgatctaacagcttttacatcaatgccaaattgtgtttttatataagaaacaaagccaATAAGTTGTGATCTTGTATCTGATTTACTTGTCATTAATTTAATCCATGTGTATCTAGACATATCATCCACTatagttaagaaatatttgaaaccatcaaCAGAAGAAGTACTATAGGGcccccaaatatcaacatgaattaaatcaaaaggagcttTTGAAACAGTAGTACTTAATTGAAAAGGTAATTTTCTTTGCTTAGAATAATGACAAGCATCACAATGCGTGTATTTTGTATTGGGTAAAGTGGCATACATGTTGCGTAATTTGgtataacaagaaaaagaaggatgccCTAGTCTATAGTGCCAAATATCTATAGAGTTATGTCTTATTGTAGAACAAGCAATAGAATTCTCAGAAGTAATAGCAGCTGGTGAACCAAGGGGTGTGGGTGCAGGAACTATCATGACATACAAGCCATCTCTTTCTTCAGCTTTGCCAATCATCTGCAGGGTTGACTTGTCCTGTATTTCACAGGAAAATTCAGAAATGTTAAGTTTACAAGATAAAGATTTAGTTAACTTTGTGACCGAAATAAGATTGACAGAAAAATTAGGAATAAACAAGACATTATGTAAAGTAAGGTGTGGGCTAAGTGAAACAGTGCCagaaaaatgagcaaatgaagaGTTCTTGTTGGGTAGTGATACTGTAATTGGTGAGATtctatgataagaaataaaatgagacaaagaattagatatatgatcagtagcacctgTGTCTAGAATCCATTTGGAATAGATATTACCTTGAGCCTGGGAAGAAGTGGAAGCATTATGAGAGCTCACTAGATTAGTAGAATGTGGGATTGTGGGATTAGATTGAGGAAGAAGTGCCAATAAACCATGAATTTGCTCTTGAGAAAGTCCCAAAATTGCGGAATGTGACTGTGCCGGAGAATTATTATAAGAAGGAACTACTGTAGAAGAATCTGTTGTAACATTGTGGACTCTTTTGGATTTGAGATCAGGTGGTAATCCATGTATTAGAAAGCAAGTATCAATGGTGTGGTTTGTCCTGCCACAGTGAGTGCATTGTCGAGGTGCACCAAACCTTCCCCCTGAGGAACGAGCCTGAGAACCTTGATAACGAGCCTGAGAACCTTGATATGAAGATCTTCCCCGGCCATAATCATTGGCAGGAGAGGGTTTACCTCTGCCATTGAAGGTAGAAAAAGAAGGTTTAGATTGAGAAACTTGTGACGCCATGACTGGAGGTTGAGAAAGAATTCCTGATTGTAATTGTCGCTCATGTTGAATTATCATCGAAAAAATTTTGGGTAAAGAAGGCAAGGGATCCATGAGAAGGATCTGAGAGCGAACAACAGAGTAATTATCATTCAAGCCTctaagaaaacaaagaacacaatcattttcacgatattccttcattgtcttagaaacaacacaacaagaAGCAGAAGATTGGCATTCAGGAATAGGGCGAAAATTGCAAAGTTCATCCCAGAGAATCTTCATTTTAGTGTAATATGCAGTAACACTTAGATCAGATTGATGCATTGAATAAAGATCTTGATGCAATTGTGAAATTCGAACAGAATCACCTTGGGAGAAACGATCTTTGAGATCCTTCCATGCCGTAGCAGCAGAGTCAATCCAAATAATACTTGTAGCAATCTCATGAGAAACAGAATGATTGATCCAAGATAAAACTAGATTATTGCAACGCTTCCATGCTTGAACCATTGGATCTGTACCAGCTGGACAAGGAATGGAACCATCAACAAAGCcaaatttattcttcatttgtaGTGCCATAGACATCGAGCGAGCCCATCCATGATAATTGTGACCTTCAAGAATCGGGGAAACAAGCACCAATGAAGGATTCTCATTAGGATGAATGTAATAGTCATGTGTTGTATCTTGCAACGATGCGAGAGTAACAGAGGGAGTAGCcataaaaggagaagaaaaaggcaGAAAAACCAAGAACGAAAGGTAGAAAATGAAGATCTGGACAGGAAAAGAATTGGTTGCGGAAGAacgtgataaaaaattaattttcttctgataccatgttatgagaaaagaaaggataggaattgtatttcttattccatcagaagagagtacaatttttcatatatataattgtttgaaacaatatataaacggaatacaaatataaaaatagaatataaatatatgaagataaatgcacagatatgaacggaaaataaattaaatctaatacaaataactctagaaaagtgatttataaagaaatatacattttaaaaatataagactggttcataacaatattatttatattaaaaccttttaatattaaaataatcgagtcttactatttttaaattacatcacttctaacatattattttctaaGTATCTATCAAATTactcataaatatattaatacatgtatatatcacttatgtttttttacattttttaaaaaaggaaaattaaaagtaatttatggCATGTTTTTTCTCCAAGTGGGTAAGATTTATCACATATTTTTACAACAATAAAatcattcaaattattttaaaaatatttacaaaaaaaataaaaaaagatagacTTAAATACAAAAGTTTTctaaaaaagtaaagaaaaaaagtgaaataaatataattagcgGGCAACTTGTAGCCATGCATTATACAGATGTTCATCTGTTTGTAAGTTACGACCAAAAGGAAATCtcctttaaattaattaaaatatttgttttcatcTGAGAAAGAAAAATCCTATTTGCAATCTAAAATCTTAATAGAGAATATGGTCATAATTCTTTTGGTTCGCTAATCGAAATATCTAGATCTATAGAGTACAGACTgtatacattaaattttttacataaaaccGCTTTACAGAACAGATTATTTGGCAAAAACGATCTCCTTTTAGGCAAAAATACGGAATCAACAactataacatttttttctaaaatagcCCTCAATATTTATTCCGGAAATCATTCTGAAAAATATTTCCAAATATTTGAATAGGAAATTCCAcaaattcaaaaacattctTCTTCAGTCACTGATTCATTGACATTACTGTTCGAATTATTTGTTTCCGTTTCAGTTTCAGTttgataacaaaataaaaacaaataagccgtcaaattagaataaaataaatcgAATATTAGAGAGGCGTCAACTATAATTACGTTGCCAGCAACCACAACCAATAGCGCCACCAAAGAAACTTTTCCCCACCAATCAACCATGTCTCGGCGTAGTCAGGCGCCGCCGCGGCCACTTTATAAGCAGCAGTCGTGGTCGCCGGACATGCTTCGGGACGAAGCGTGGCAACGGCGAAAGGATAACCACAACGTGAGCGGCGAGAACTGGCGGCGCCACCGGCCGAGCAAGAGCCTGTCGGAGGACGACATGGAAGAACTGAAGGCGTGCATCGACCTAGGGTTTGGATTCGGTTCGGTCGAAATTGATTCGAAGCTGTCGGATACCATCCCCGCTTTGGAGCTATACCTTGCTGTTAATAAACAGTACAACCACCACAGCATCTCTAGGTCCTCCTCTTCGTCTTCCCTTGTCTCTGATGGCGACATTTCGAGCCCCACCACCATTTTCGATGCAGGTAATTCCCCTCTTcgtaaattcattttaatttgcTTTTCTTCTCAATTCAATCATGTTGTCATCACAATTGCGTGTCATTCTACAAATTTAATTCGTTGACATTTCTCATTCTACACATTTATTGATCACTTGTTTATGACTGATTTTCGTTAGAAATTTGATTGATTAATCACATTTTTACCGTTAACCAGACTTgaacttcaaataatttataaggaGACTAAGGGGATTGAGTTGGGTATGACTAACCAATGAcaagttcttaaatttaaatttgttcgAGTAGTCATCATTCATACTctcatttttgtatgaatgtgtGTTTGTTTGCAGCTAGAATTCCATTCGatggacaattttttttctagaaagtTCCTTCGAGATTAGAAGTTTGTTAATCATAAAATTgggtttaaataaattttctacattGTAACCGATATTATGGTTTTCTTGTGATTTACATTCGTGAAGAAAAAATGCGGATAATGGGACTGTTTCGTAAAATTAGGAATGAATATCGATTCTGGCAGTTTGTCAGGGAAAAAGATTGCACAAATTTGATTATATGGTTAAATTTTGAGGTTTTTGCTGTGTTGGTTATTGTATAGGTGATGATTTGGCTGTTAAGAAGACTCGGTTGAAGCAATGGGCGAAGGTTGTTGCATGTGCTGTGCGGgaatcttcttcatcttcatctccgGGTTCATACCCTTCCGACCATGTTAATTAGGAGTTGGATACCTGAAGCCCGCAGGAACAACACAAGACCAGTGTGAATTAAATTGGACTCTAATTTGTTCATAGATAGTCTTTCGTGGTTTCTTTTcagattttttatgttaatgttTATTGCTTGTATTTGGTATTTTGGTTTTTTGCTAATGTAATTGTAGCATGGATGTGCTAATATGCATTCCCAGACTCTAAACATCAGTTCTTAGTTTGGGTTCTTTAGGAGATGGCTAGACATCCGAGAGGTTGAATTTAGGTTGATTGACTTGTTGGTGATTCTTTTCAATGTTTTCTGGTTCTGTTGTTGTGGTATCCTTCAGGTCCAATAGATCAGACACCATtcttttcaatataaatattgttaataAACGTTCAAGTGTTTTATTGTTCATCTAATTCCTGTTTTTTCTTCGGTCGGTGTTCTTATTGTTTGGATTGTTTCATGGATGTTCACTCGAATCACTAATATATTAATTGGTTGCATTACAGAGGAAAGGAAAATAGACAGagctctttctttttcttttatcaggaaccaaaaataaaatgtcCCCTAACTGCTTGTTACATAATAATattctttcaaaacttttacCATTCCTGAAAATGGTCATATGACATCAAAAAGTTTctttattacatattttgaaagttttc contains:
- the LOC108342306 gene encoding uncharacterized protein LOC108342306, which translates into the protein MSRRSQAPPRPLYKQQSWSPDMLRDEAWQRRKDNHNVSGENWRRHRPSKSLSEDDMEELKACIDLGFGFGSVEIDSKLSDTIPALELYLAVNKQYNHHSISRSSSSSSLVSDGDISSPTTIFDAGDDLAVKKTRLKQWAKVVACAVRESSSSSSPGSYPSDHVN